The Eubacteriales bacterium genome has a window encoding:
- a CDS encoding TadE/TadG family type IV pilus assembly protein, producing MLRIPHYLLDEEVLAKLAKIGYSGKEAVTIKARSIYLLKKEEGQSIVEAAFVIPLIVLILCGILDFGWIFSNQLTVNNYSREGARYAIVNSDAQDLTYLVTERIKSVSGLGDEADIGITVEVNQEDVKVKVTKSVKVLTPITGIFLPDQQITVESTSIMRIG from the coding sequence ATGCTGCGAATTCCGCACTACCTTCTTGATGAAGAGGTTTTAGCGAAACTAGCAAAAATAGGCTATAGCGGAAAGGAGGCGGTTACTATAAAGGCTAGGAGTATCTATCTATTAAAAAAAGAAGAAGGCCAATCCATTGTGGAAGCCGCCTTCGTAATCCCGCTGATTGTTTTGATACTATGCGGTATTTTAGACTTTGGCTGGATTTTTTCCAACCAGTTGACAGTGAACAATTACAGTAGGGAAGGCGCCAGATATGCTATCGTTAACAGCGATGCCCAAGATCTTACTTATCTTGTTACTGAGCGCATAAAATCGGTTTCAGGGCTTGGAGATGAAGCCGATATCGGCATTACTGTGGAGGTTAACCAAGAAGACGTGAAGGTAAAAGTCACTAAAAGTGTAAAAGTATTGACACCTATTACCGGTATCTTCTTACCAGATCAGCAGATTACCGTCGAGTCTACCAGTATAATGCGGATCGGCTAA
- a CDS encoding prepilin peptidase encodes MDFGVLTAIIIGGVMGECIRHLSFSLIKNRNGQSASVLLNSRLGSFLWILVGALGSFIISIFIKDLITRIEYIMIFFVLLSLSAVDLSIRKIPNELIAALLIIKIVSIVVIGDYESILPALAGLLAGFVIFLVPSLLKIEIGWGDVKLAAASGFCLGIMGVFQAVLIMAAVMAIYFIYLLISKKGTLKTKVAIGPSFSIGMMLTLIFPLSMVIK; translated from the coding sequence TGGATTTTGGTGTTTTGACGGCTATTATAATTGGTGGGGTGATGGGTGAGTGTATACGCCATCTCTCTTTTAGTCTAATCAAAAATCGTAATGGACAGAGTGCAAGCGTACTTTTAAATAGCCGTTTAGGTTCGTTCTTATGGATATTAGTTGGGGCACTAGGGAGCTTCATAATTTCCATATTTATTAAAGATTTAATTACAAGAATTGAATATATAATGATTTTTTTTGTATTGTTAAGTCTTTCGGCGGTAGATTTAAGTATAAGAAAAATACCAAATGAACTTATTGCAGCTTTATTAATAATTAAAATTGTTTCAATTGTAGTTATAGGGGATTATGAGTCTATTTTACCTGCATTAGCCGGTTTACTTGCGGGATTTGTTATTTTTCTCGTTCCTTCACTTTTGAAAATAGAAATAGGCTGGGGAGATGTAAAACTAGCGGCGGCTTCGGGGTTTTGCCTAGGGATTATGGGAGTTTTTCAGGCAGTTTTAATAATGGCGGCGGTCATGGCAATATATTTTATCTACTTACTTATCAGTAAAAAAGGAACACTTAAGACCAAAGTAGCTATAGGACCGTCATTTTCAATAGGAATGATGTTAACACTTATTTTTCCACTGTCAATGGTTATTAAATAA
- a CDS encoding Flp family type IVb pilin, whose protein sequence is MNFKKIIADENGQGMVEYGLILGLIAVAAIAALVILGPKIKSMFDAANSALPS, encoded by the coding sequence ATGAACTTCAAAAAGATCATTGCAGACGAAAATGGACAGGGTATGGTCGAATATGGCCTTATATTAGGATTAATAGCGGTGGCGGCAATAGCAGCGCTGGTTATTTTAGGGCCGAAGATCAAATCGATGTTCGATGCTGCGAATTCCGCACTACCTTCTTGA
- a CDS encoding pilus assembly protein TadG-related protein → MFKNILHRENGAAAVVAAIAFTAMLAVCGLVIDLGSAYIQESTTQNTADAAAYAGATILPAAVDDDEQIQLVKDTVKEYVIKNGFNEECIETVELEDIYDGNYYGVRVKLKKEVSYGFGSIIGVDATTVKKIAKVKLDPVTSSTSVAPLGIEVSRLSQAMEENQCQHIVIKYGSGDSTEGFFGALDLDGMQGGGAQDFASWLAFGYNGVLNVGDILPIEPGNMATPTYDAFTTRFNQCTHYIGSGGCTAEHFEADCPRVVTLIVYNFIDSKNIEVVGFISFVLEGINEDGEIIASRVTLQTDEGDTDGNLGGINDYGIYRARLVE, encoded by the coding sequence TTGTTTAAGAATATTTTACACCGGGAAAATGGAGCTGCTGCTGTTGTGGCAGCTATAGCTTTTACGGCAATGTTAGCTGTATGTGGGCTAGTAATTGATTTAGGTTCAGCTTACATCCAGGAAAGTACGACTCAAAACACAGCAGATGCTGCGGCTTATGCGGGTGCTACGATACTACCTGCCGCAGTTGACGATGATGAGCAGATACAGCTAGTTAAGGATACCGTTAAAGAGTATGTCATAAAAAATGGATTTAACGAAGAGTGCATAGAAACGGTTGAACTAGAAGACATTTACGATGGAAATTATTATGGAGTGCGCGTTAAGTTAAAAAAAGAAGTATCATATGGTTTTGGATCTATTATTGGGGTAGATGCAACTACAGTTAAAAAAATAGCAAAGGTAAAGTTAGATCCTGTGACATCTTCGACTTCTGTAGCTCCGCTTGGGATTGAAGTTAGCAGGCTGTCACAAGCGATGGAAGAAAATCAATGCCAACATATCGTAATAAAGTATGGTTCAGGGGATAGTACAGAAGGTTTCTTTGGGGCCCTTGACTTAGACGGCATGCAGGGCGGCGGCGCACAGGATTTTGCAAGTTGGCTTGCTTTTGGGTATAACGGCGTGTTGAATGTAGGAGATATACTACCTATAGAACCTGGTAATATGGCAACGCCAACTTATGATGCTTTTACGACACGGTTTAACCAATGTACTCATTATATTGGATCTGGGGGATGCACTGCCGAACATTTTGAAGCCGATTGTCCACGTGTTGTAACGTTAATAGTTTATAACTTTATAGATAGCAAAAATATTGAGGTAGTAGGATTTATATCGTTTGTATTGGAAGGTATCAATGAAGATGGGGAAATAATTGCTTCAAGGGTAACATTACAAACGGACGAAGGAGATACAGATGGAAATTTGGGAGGAATCAACGATTACGGAATATACCGTGCACGTTTAGTAGAATAA